Proteins from a genomic interval of Cyanobacterium sp. T60_A2020_053:
- a CDS encoding dynamin family protein produces the protein MVNRFYANDPNCFVPQNEQFNFVYFSHEVKYIATQLISISAIFSKIKLRTEIQNFDSLINRFYELQYDLLTHKKRISVFGVFKSGKSTFINAILGKKILPSRTNRATGVITTISYDSKEYAKILFDSKIGKISEIIGIDS, from the coding sequence ATGGTAAATCGCTTTTATGCTAATGACCCAAATTGTTTTGTTCCGCAAAATGAACAATTTAATTTTGTTTATTTTTCCCATGAGGTTAAATATATCGCAACTCAGCTCATAAGTATATCTGCTATTTTTAGTAAGATTAAATTAAGAACAGAAATACAAAACTTTGACTCTTTAATTAATCGCTTTTATGAATTACAATATGATTTGTTAACACACAAAAAAAGAATTTCTGTATTTGGCGTTTTTAAATCTGGCAAATCTACTTTTATCAATGCAATTTTAGGGAAAAAAATATTACCCAGTCGTACAAATAGAGCAACTGGTGTAATTACTACTATTAGCTATGATTCTAAAGAGTATGCCAAGATTCTTTTTGATTCTAAGATAGGAAAAATTTCGGAAATAATTGGTATCGATTCTTAA